The following coding sequences are from one Anopheles bellator chromosome X, idAnoBellAS_SP24_06.2, whole genome shotgun sequence window:
- the LOC131213728 gene encoding irregular chiasm C-roughest protein-like, whose translation MTHPVLLFYLFLLLRATAGAAKLTANVEQRFAMEPQDQTAIVGSRVTLPCRVVNKSGQLQWTKDDFGLGTQRNLSGFERYTMVGSDEEGDFSLEISPVMLDDDAKYQCQVGPGKGGTPGIRSRFAKLSVLVPPEAPKIVQGGFLMTTEGREIELECVSAGGKPAAEITWIDGHGNVLVGGIEYVREPLRDARRFTAKSILKLTPKKEHHNTTFTCQAQNTADRTYRSVRLQLEVKYAPKVRIAVIGGALNGGRLTEGTEVRLSCQADANPPDLSFRWFVDDELAENGNASDLIIANVSRRYHGTVVRCEVRNAVGKSEESSTLDISYGPRFRELPRSVEADLDTPVTLQCDVDGNPAPDVVWVYEPTEQIVASWPNVTLAVTSATSGRYLCKASVPGFAVVEAEATVFLRGPPLISSPRQQHCTVGERAQLVCTAFAIPPPRHVLWSFNGHEISGFPTGEPEDYAVVEHPLADGVRSVLSIGRCRREHFGTYNCTIVNDYGIDIAEIDFLSKDKNLLPVIALVLLGVITFLILVIAIGICLCSRRIKKKHLPPADVIPKHDVQGKDGSEHCSVTDTTTRGELPEVQREPIIGTSLTLNIRSPDTGSATAALSSSLTTLKAHCGDSTSAAAEYRYSGDYSDSLSILQCKKGGNQDNNSNGYVPYVNYSHDYSPPASHLLQHLKAAGSGAASSGKANGQLGPTMMATLQRKRIANTDARLDVATLPNIQSSMASLPNALMNNPIAGCHIGLDTRFLSDFSPHERGGTSGIILPPPATANPAATPAPPPYSAIRQQSCLLGLQGLPVGCAGREPIRGPGSNTGTTTTTNSQAVLLTNTTTTAATATSSSSPGSTQSGSVSLASSQASQSAPAAVSGVGAGGGAVQSPPAPATTAAAGTAPNTQSGQFILPSSGSAVKHGVLATHV comes from the exons ATGACACATCCTGTGCTACTGTTCTACCTGTTTCTACTGCTgcgggccaccgccggcgcggCCAAATTGACAGCGAACGTCGAGCAACGGTTCGCGATGGAGCCGCAGGATCAGACGGCCATAGTCGGCTCCCGGGTGACGTTGCCCTGCCGAGTGGTCAACAAGTCCGGCCAGCTGCAG TGGACGAAGGACGACTTCGGGCTCGGCACGCAGCGTAACCTCAGTGGCTTCGAGCGGTACACGATGGTCGGGAGCGACGAAGAGGGCGATTTCTCGCTCGAAATCTCGCCCGTCATGCTCGACGACGATGCCAAATACCAGTGTCAAGTAGGGCCCGGCAAAGGTG GTACACCGGGGATTCGGTCGAGATTTGCCAAACTGtcggtgctggtgccgccgGAGGCGCCGAAGATAGTGCAGGGCGGCTTCCTGATGACCACCGAGGGTCGGGAAATCGAGCTGGAGTGCGTGTCGGCGGGTGGAAAACCAGCTGCCGAGATTACCTGGATCGATGGGCACGGCAACGTGCTGGTGGGGGGGATCGAGTACGTTCGGGAGCCGCTGCGAGATGCGCGGCGCTTCACCGCCAAGTCGATCCTGAAGCTGACACCGAAGAAGGAGCACCACAATACGACGTTCACCTGCCAGGCGCAAAACACGGCCGACCGGACGTACCGCTCCGTGCGGCTGCAGCTCGAGGTGAAGTACGCGCCGAAGGTGCGCATCGCCGTGATCGGCGGTGCCCTGAACGGGGGCCGGCTCACCGAAGGTACCGAGGTGCGCCTCTCGTGCCAAGCGGATGCCAATCCGCCCGACCTCAGCTTCCGCTGGTTCGTTGACGACGAGCTGGCGGAAAACGGCAACGCGTCTGACCTG ATCATTGCCAACGTGTCACGGCGCTACCACGGGACGGTCGTGCGGTGCGAGGTGCGCAACGCCGTCGGCAAGAGCGAGGAGAGCTCGACGCTCGACATCAGCTACGGGCCCCGGTTCCGCGAACtgcctcggtcggtcgaggcggACCTCGACACGCCCGTGACGCTCCAGTGTGACGTCGACGGTAACCCGGCGCCGGACGTGGTGTGGGTGTACGAGCCCACCGAGCAGATCGTGGCCAGCTGGCCCAACGTGACCCTGGCGGTGACGTCCGCCACGTCCGGGCGCTACCTCTGCAAGGCGAGCGTCCCGGGCTTCGCGGTGGTCGAGGCCGAGGCAACCGTCTTCCTTCGCGGCCCGCCGCTCATCAGCTCACCCCGCCAGCAGCACTGCACCGTCGGGGAGCGGGCGCAGCTCGTGTGCACCGCGTTCGCCATCCCACCGCCGCGGCACGTCCTCTGGTCGTTCAACGGGCACGAGATCAGTGGCTTCCCCACCGGTGAGCCGGAAGACTACGCCGTGGTGGAGCACCCGCTGGCCGACGGGGTCCGCTCGGTGCTCAGCAtcggccggtgccgccgggaGCACTTCGGTACCTACAACTGCACCATCGTCAACGACTACGGCATCGACATCGCCGAAATCGACTTCCTCTCCAAGG ACAAAAATCTCTTACCGGTTATCGCGCTGGTCTTGCTTGGCGTGATCACCTTTCTAATCCTGGTCATTGCAATTGGCATATGCTTATGTAGTCGCCGAATCAAAAAGAAGCACCTTCCACCCGCCGACGTCATACCGAAG CACGACGTGCAGGGCAAGGACGGCAGCGAGCACTGCAGCGTGACGGATACGACCACCAGGGGTGAGTTGCCGGAGGTGCAACGGGAGCCGATCATCGGTACCAGCCTGACGCTGAATATCCGGTCACCGGATACGGGCTCGGCTACCGCAGCCCTCAGCTCGTCGCTTACGACGCTCAAGGCCCACTGCGGTGACAGTACCTCAGCCGCTGCCGAGTACAG GTACTCTGGCGACTACTCGGACTCGCTCAGCATCCTCCAGTGCAAGAAGGGCGGCAATCAggacaacaacagcaacgggtACGTGCCGTACGTGAACTACTCGCACGACTATAGCCCACCGGCCTCGCATCTGCTCCAGCACCTGAAGGCAGCAGGCAGCGGGGCAGCGTCCAGCGGTAAGGCGAACGGTCAGCTTGGTCCCACCATGATGGCAACACTGCAGCGCAAACGAATCGCCAACACCGACGCCCGACTGGACGTGGCGACGCTGCCTAACATCCAGAGCAGTATGGCGTCTCTTCCGAATGCACTAATGA ACAACCCGATCGCCGGCTGCCACATCGGATTGGACACACGGTTTCTCAGTGATTTCAGTCCGCACGAGCGGGGTGGTACGAGCGGCATAATACTGCCACCACCCGCCACAGCCAACCCGGCCGCAACTCCGGCCCCACCACCATACAGCGCCATCCGCCAGCAGAGTTGCTTGCTGGGCCTTCAGGGGTTGCCGGTTGGCTGTGCCGGTCGAGAACCGATCCGAGGACCGGGCAGCAAcaccgggaccaccaccaccaccaactccCAGGCGGTCCTACtaacaaacaccaccaccaccgctgccaccgccaccagctcTAGCAGTCCCGGCTCGACCCAGTCCGGTTCCGTGTCGCTGGCCAGTTCACAGGCCTCCCAGTCAGCACCAGCGGCCGTGTCAGGAGTTGGAGCTGGAGGCGGTGCGGTACaatcgccaccggcaccggcaacaactgccgccgccggtaccgCTCCCAACACACAGTCGGGCCAGTTCATACTGCCCTCTAGTGGTAGCGCCGTGAAGCATGGCGTACTGGCGACGCACGTGTAA